A single window of Pseudomonas benzenivorans DNA harbors:
- a CDS encoding beta-ketoacyl-ACP synthase III: MHNVVISGTGLYTPANSISNDELVASFNAYVQQFNADNAEAIARGEVEALAESSSAFIEKASGIKSRFVVDKEGILDPARMVPRIPERANEQWGILCEMAVAAAEQALARAGKTAADIDGVIVACSNLQRAYPAVAIEVQAALGIQGFGYDMNVACSSATFGIQAAANSVQLGQARAVLMVNPEICTGHLNFRDRDSHFIFGDACTAVIVERADLATSAHQFDVVGTKLLTQFSNNIRNNFGFLNRAAQEGVGARDKLFVQEGRKVFKEVCPMVAELIAVHLQENDLEVAQVQRFWLHQANLNMNLLIARKLLGRDAEPHEAPVILDTYANTSSAGSVIALHKHQDDLPSGALGVLSSFGAGYSIGSVILRKR; this comes from the coding sequence GTGCATAACGTCGTCATCAGCGGTACCGGCCTGTACACCCCGGCCAACAGCATTTCCAACGACGAGCTGGTGGCGTCCTTCAATGCCTATGTGCAGCAGTTCAACGCCGACAATGCCGAGGCCATCGCCCGCGGCGAGGTCGAGGCGCTGGCCGAGTCGAGCAGTGCCTTCATCGAGAAGGCTTCGGGCATCAAGAGCCGCTTCGTGGTGGATAAAGAGGGCATCCTCGACCCGGCGCGCATGGTGCCGCGCATTCCCGAGCGCGCCAACGAGCAGTGGGGCATTCTCTGCGAGATGGCGGTAGCCGCCGCCGAGCAGGCGCTGGCCCGGGCCGGCAAGACCGCCGCGGACATCGACGGGGTGATAGTCGCCTGTTCCAACCTGCAGCGCGCCTACCCGGCGGTGGCCATCGAAGTGCAGGCCGCCCTGGGCATTCAGGGCTTCGGCTACGACATGAACGTGGCCTGCAGCTCGGCGACCTTCGGTATCCAGGCTGCGGCCAACAGTGTGCAGCTCGGTCAGGCCCGGGCGGTGCTGATGGTCAACCCGGAAATCTGCACCGGCCACCTGAACTTCCGCGACCGTGACAGCCACTTCATCTTCGGCGACGCCTGCACCGCGGTGATCGTCGAGCGTGCCGACCTGGCGACCTCCGCGCATCAGTTCGACGTCGTCGGCACCAAGCTATTGACCCAGTTCTCCAACAACATCCGCAACAACTTCGGCTTCCTCAATCGCGCTGCGCAAGAGGGCGTCGGTGCCCGCGACAAGCTGTTCGTCCAGGAAGGGCGCAAGGTGTTCAAGGAGGTTTGCCCGATGGTGGCCGAGCTGATCGCCGTGCACCTGCAGGAGAACGATCTGGAGGTCGCGCAGGTCCAGCGCTTCTGGCTGCACCAGGCCAACCTCAACATGAACCTGCTGATCGCCCGCAAGCTGCTCGGTCGCGATGCCGAGCCCCATGAGGCGCCGGTGATTCTCGACACCTACGCCAACACCAGTTCGGCCGGTTCGGTGATCGCCCTGCACAAGCACCAGGACGACCTGCCCAGCGGCGCCCTGGGCGTGCTCAGCTCCTTCGGCGCGGGCTATTCGATCGGCAGCGTGATCCTGCGCAAGCGCTGA
- a CDS encoding RNA polymerase sigma factor, with amino-acid sequence MDYSADTALLTRLLAGEQQAFRELVASYQGAMRAVAYAIVGSRNADEVVQEAWLAVVRSLDGFQGRSSLKTWLLTITANAAKTRLKQNRREVLLDDLPAPHGTIGDERFAQSGHWLLEPYAWHQDSPEALLSESELRECLEKTLVSLSELQSSVLLLRERQGLELEEICNLLDVSLSNVRVLLHRARLKVFATLEHFEETGQC; translated from the coding sequence ATGGACTACTCGGCCGACACTGCGCTGCTCACCCGCCTGCTGGCGGGCGAGCAACAGGCCTTTCGCGAGCTGGTCGCCAGCTACCAGGGCGCCATGCGCGCGGTGGCTTACGCCATCGTCGGCAGTCGCAACGCCGATGAGGTGGTGCAGGAGGCCTGGCTGGCGGTGGTGCGCAGCCTGGATGGCTTCCAGGGGCGCTCCAGCCTGAAGACCTGGCTGTTGACGATCACCGCCAACGCAGCCAAGACGCGACTCAAGCAGAACCGTCGCGAGGTTTTGCTGGACGACCTGCCCGCGCCCCATGGCACGATCGGCGACGAGCGTTTCGCGCAGAGCGGTCACTGGCTGCTGGAGCCTTACGCCTGGCATCAGGACAGTCCGGAGGCACTGCTGAGCGAGAGCGAACTGCGTGAGTGCCTGGAGAAGACCCTGGTCAGCCTGTCCGAGTTGCAGAGCAGTGTGCTGCTGTTGCGCGAGCGCCAGGGCCTGGAACTGGAGGAGATCTGTAATCTTCTGGATGTCTCGCTCTCCAATGTCCGGGTGTTGCTGCATCGGGCGCGCTTGAAGGTTTTCGCCACGCTGGAGCATTTCGAGGAGACAGGCCAATGCTGA
- a CDS encoding anti-sigma factor family protein: MLTCKELVANSSDFLDRQLSLRLRLSIRAHLAMCRKCRRFIRQMRLSQAVLRQLPEGQSAELDALAAELARRRRDMR; encoded by the coding sequence ATGCTGACGTGCAAGGAACTGGTGGCAAACTCCAGCGACTTTCTGGATCGTCAGCTGAGCCTGCGACTGCGCCTGTCGATCCGCGCTCACCTGGCCATGTGTCGCAAATGCCGACGTTTCATCCGGCAGATGCGCCTCAGCCAGGCGGTGCTGCGCCAGCTGCCCGAAGGGCAGAGCGCCGAACTGGACGCCTTGGCCGCGGAGTTGGCCAGACGGCGTCGCGATATGCGCTGA
- a CDS encoding OprO/OprP family phosphate-selective porin, producing the protein MIRKHFAGFAASALTLAVSAQAFAGTVTTDGADIVIKTKGGLEVATTDKEFSFKLGGRLQADADSFDGFYTKNGNRADETYFRRARLEISGVAFTDWGYTFNRNFSDKASDWDELAIHYNGWKPVQLSVGRINPTFGLEEAVSSKWITAIERSAIYDLAPWLNSHENGEGIRLRATLGDMFHGEVGGYRQDGNQDEDGQNNTTFVARGVFAPIVQDKQVLHFGLNYATREVEAGFDESIKSRLSVRGTTEDSVNGNRGTFGGAKLDGTDQAWGAEAAYMMGPFSIQGEYLARTADGDAVANGNDNDLEASGYNVQVAYTLTGESRSYKLDGGKFDKIKPENKQIGAWEVFYRYDDITVDETAVAPSNAGLLGLTADTAEASAKTHTLGVNWYANEAVKVSVNYLHTSVDDIVNANGDDDGDAISLRAQYVF; encoded by the coding sequence ATGATCCGTAAGCACTTCGCCGGTTTCGCAGCCAGCGCCCTGACTCTGGCCGTTTCCGCCCAGGCTTTCGCCGGTACCGTCACCACCGACGGCGCCGATATCGTGATCAAGACCAAGGGCGGCCTCGAAGTCGCCACCACCGACAAGGAATTCAGCTTCAAGTTGGGCGGCCGTCTGCAGGCGGATGCGGACAGCTTCGACGGCTTCTACACCAAGAATGGCAATCGTGCCGATGAAACCTATTTCCGTCGTGCCCGTCTGGAAATTTCCGGTGTAGCCTTCACCGACTGGGGCTATACCTTCAATCGCAACTTCAGCGACAAAGCCAGCGACTGGGATGAACTGGCCATTCACTACAATGGCTGGAAACCGGTCCAGCTGTCGGTCGGTCGCATCAATCCGACGTTCGGTCTGGAAGAAGCCGTCAGTTCCAAGTGGATCACTGCCATCGAGCGTTCGGCCATTTATGACCTCGCCCCCTGGCTGAACAGCCATGAAAATGGTGAAGGCATCCGTCTGCGCGCCACGCTGGGCGACATGTTCCACGGTGAAGTTGGTGGCTATCGCCAGGACGGCAACCAGGACGAAGATGGCCAGAACAACACCACTTTCGTAGCGCGCGGTGTATTTGCCCCGATCGTCCAGGATAAGCAGGTTCTGCACTTCGGCCTGAACTACGCGACCCGTGAAGTAGAGGCGGGTTTCGATGAGTCGATCAAGTCGCGGCTGTCGGTTCGCGGCACCACCGAAGATAGCGTCAACGGCAACCGTGGCACCTTCGGTGGCGCTAAGCTGGATGGCACCGATCAGGCATGGGGGGCGGAAGCGGCCTATATGATGGGGCCGTTCTCCATCCAGGGTGAGTACCTGGCTCGCACCGCCGATGGCGATGCAGTGGCCAATGGCAACGACAACGATCTGGAAGCCAGCGGCTATAACGTGCAAGTTGCCTACACCCTGACCGGCGAATCGCGCAGTTACAAGCTCGATGGCGGCAAGTTTGACAAGATCAAGCCGGAGAACAAGCAGATCGGTGCCTGGGAAGTCTTCTACCGCTACGACGACATCACGGTCGATGAGACCGCGGTTGCGCCCTCCAACGCTGGTTTGCTCGGCCTGACGGCCGATACCGCTGAAGCCAGCGCCAAGACTCACACTCTCGGTGTGAACTGGTACGCCAACGAAGCGGTGAAGGTCTCAGTCAACTATCTGCACACCAGCGTTGACGACATCGTGAACGCCAATGGTGACGATGATGGCGATGCCATCAGCCTGCGCGCCCAGTACGTGTTCTAA
- a CDS encoding GNAT family N-acetyltransferase, translating to MPISTLSALSELDASSWDALRIDQQPFLCHAFLSALEDSGSVGGRSGWQAAHRVLQDSQGRVLTAMPAYVKSHSYGEYVFDHGWADACHRAGIDYYPKLLGAIPFSPVSGQRVLGDPLAAGQLLDELSASLAQQGLSSLHINFTSPADDALLQRRDGWLQRLGCQYHWRNRGYRDFQDFLDGLSSRKRKQIRKEREQVAGQGIDFDWREGAGLSEAEWDFVYLCYANTYQVRGQAPYLTRDFFSLLAERMPDAIRVVLARQGGRPVAMAFSLVGGDSLYGRYWGCLAEFDRLHFETCFYQGMDQAIAQGLQRFDAGAQGEHKLIRGFEPVLTRSWHYLCHPGLRAAVADFLEQERVGVQGYAEEARSLLPYRQG from the coding sequence ATGCCTATATCGACCCTGTCTGCGTTGAGCGAGTTGGATGCCTCGAGCTGGGATGCCTTGCGCATCGACCAGCAGCCTTTTCTGTGTCACGCCTTTCTCTCGGCGCTGGAAGACAGCGGCAGCGTGGGCGGCCGCAGTGGCTGGCAGGCGGCGCATCGCGTGCTGCAGGACAGCCAGGGGCGGGTGCTGACGGCCATGCCGGCCTATGTGAAAAGCCATTCCTATGGCGAGTACGTGTTCGACCATGGCTGGGCCGACGCCTGCCATCGGGCGGGCATCGACTATTACCCCAAGCTGCTAGGCGCCATTCCCTTCTCGCCGGTGAGCGGGCAGCGTGTGCTCGGCGATCCGCTCGCCGCCGGGCAATTGCTCGACGAACTTAGCGCCAGCCTGGCGCAGCAGGGGCTGTCGAGCCTGCATATCAATTTCACCAGCCCGGCCGATGATGCGTTGCTGCAGAGGCGTGACGGCTGGTTGCAGCGCCTCGGCTGCCAGTACCACTGGCGCAACCGGGGTTACCGGGATTTCCAGGATTTCCTCGACGGCCTCAGTTCGCGCAAGCGCAAGCAGATCCGCAAGGAGCGCGAGCAGGTGGCCGGACAGGGCATCGACTTCGACTGGCGCGAAGGCGCCGGGCTCAGCGAGGCGGAGTGGGACTTCGTCTACCTCTGCTACGCCAATACCTACCAGGTGCGCGGCCAGGCGCCCTACCTGACCCGGGACTTCTTCAGCCTGCTGGCCGAGCGCATGCCGGACGCGATCCGCGTGGTGCTGGCGCGCCAGGGCGGCCGGCCGGTGGCCATGGCCTTCAGCCTGGTCGGTGGCGACAGCCTCTATGGACGCTACTGGGGCTGCTTGGCCGAATTCGACCGCCTGCATTTCGAGACCTGTTTCTACCAGGGCATGGACCAGGCCATCGCCCAGGGCCTGCAGCGTTTCGATGCCGGCGCCCAGGGCGAGCACAAGCTGATCCGCGGCTTCGAACCGGTACTCACCCGCTCCTGGCACTACCTCTGCCATCCGGGCTTGCGCGCGGCGGTGGCGGATTTCCTCGAACAGGAGCGGGTCGGCGTGCAGGGCTATGCCGAGGAGGCGCGCAGCCTGTTGCCCTATCGGCAGGGCTGA
- a CDS encoding REP-associated tyrosine transposase, with translation MDEHHSHNKPGHAALRKGRFSLSNTAYLITATGENRAPQFTHFQAACSAARCFEDSRLLRESRMLAWVLMPDHVHWLVQLGDQDTLGEVVGRLKSASSRNANRVLGRTGPLWSKAFHDHALREEEDLQAVARYIVANPLRAGLVARIGDYPFWNAVWL, from the coding sequence ATGGACGAGCATCACAGCCACAATAAACCGGGGCACGCGGCCTTGCGCAAAGGCCGGTTTTCCCTGAGCAATACGGCTTATCTGATTACCGCAACCGGCGAAAATCGCGCACCGCAATTCACCCATTTTCAAGCAGCCTGCTCGGCCGCGCGCTGTTTCGAGGACAGCAGATTGCTCAGGGAGAGCCGCATGCTGGCCTGGGTGCTGATGCCCGACCACGTCCACTGGCTGGTGCAGCTTGGCGACCAGGATACACTCGGCGAAGTGGTTGGCCGACTCAAATCCGCCAGTTCCCGCAACGCCAACCGGGTGCTGGGCCGAACGGGCCCACTCTGGTCGAAAGCCTTTCACGACCATGCCCTGCGCGAAGAAGAAGACCTACAAGCCGTCGCCCGTTACATCGTGGCCAATCCGCTGCGGGCGGGTTTGGTTGCGCGGATCGGCGACTACCCGTTCTGGAATGCCGTCTGGCTTTGA